The Anastrepha obliqua isolate idAnaObli1 chromosome 5, idAnaObli1_1.0, whole genome shotgun sequence DNA window tatatattttaaaatattttgcacatcACAATTAAATTTGCCATAATTTAAAACTAACACAAATAGTTGTTGTAGGAacattcaaaaaacataaatatgtatatctataaaaGTTTCCTTTAAAATGTtcatttgattaaaatttgctACCAAGAAGTGTTAAGTGGAGGTgtcgtggtggtggtggtggtggtagcAGAATGCGCTGAGCTTTCAAAGctgcttttattgtttttgcataTAATTTATCAATTATTTGCTGCTGTTTGCTGGCTTGTGGGgcgaatgaaaaaattttaattcaaaccaTTTTTACGGCCTATATGTATGCTTcgttttttccatttaattttttttttgtaatttttcaatcgAAGCGTCTCTtcaaatattgtatatgtatgtatatgcggatagttgtgtatttattgttgttgtacatgTATACGCGGTTATTTCAAATAGATTTCAATGCACATCGATAATACTTTCTTTACTTACTTGCATAATAGCATATTTAGTTGTGGTATATAATTAATTCATGTCTTTTTTTCACttgaaataaacatttaatacgataattttccattttccattttttttttcaaatatattcttATGTTTTCGCTTAAGTTGCATAAATAATTGTTTGTCTTTGCATGCTGTCTAAAACTACATATATTTTGGTTGTGTGTGTTGTTCTGATTTGCTTGTCGCGCATGCGCAATTTACTATTATAAGACGCACCGCTTCAATGGGCTGGATTGGTTTGATATATTGAAGCGGCGACGCGTTAATGGAAAAGCAAAATGCAACGCATGCGCGCCCCACTGAACGAAGTCAAGTGCCAAAAGTGATTGTGTGAATTggcatttcaatatttttatgcgTCGTATGCAAAAAGCATAGCAATGCAATGAAAATTACacgtttttaaattaattaaattctcTATgctagttttgaaaaatatttttgtaactaaaaactttttaaatttttttttttaattttgtcctcaaaaaaaaaattaagcctgCTTCTTGCCTCCCAAATTTAGCCTGTTTCGAACTCGCCAACTTACTACGTGccttgaaataatatttttttaacttgtttaagtttttgttaagtttaactttttaaaaaagttagttaaaaaaatcgtttgaataactgacaaaaaaaaaaccaaccgcTCTCGCGCGCTTATTTTATACGCGCGTTCAACACTACACCGCCGCCTTCGCTTACTTTTTCTTCACCGCCACCGCTGCCGTTGCACTCTTCGTTGGCGTCGCAGTCGCTGCTGTTGGTGCGGTTTTCGACTCCTTTACCTCCGTTTTGCCTCGCTCTTTCTCACTCTTCTCACTTCCCTTTTGTTGCTGCTCCTTTTCTTTTGTGCCTGCCGTTGCCGACGCCGCTGCCGCCGCCGTGGTTGATTTGGCAGCAGATTTGGATGTTGTTGGTACCACCTCCTCACTGCCCGCTTCTTCCTCTTTCAAGGTGCctgttgttgtttcttttgcCTCCAGTTCGCGCTTTTCATTCGATTGATTTGCTGGCAGCGCCTTCAAAATTGCATGCACCTCTTCGGCCACAGCCATTAGCACGAATTCGAATTGTTGGCGCGTGGCCACTAATCCGGCGCGTTGATCGCGTAAATGTTCCAACGTGGCGGCGATATCGATTTCACGTGCGCCCTTATTCATGCGTCCGAGCACAAGATCGAGCAGTATGTAGGCACCGGTGCGGCCAGCACCAGCGCTACCGTGCACCACAATCGGGCAGGAGCGGCCGCGATAGGACTTGTTCacttttctgaaattaaaaatttgaaatggtgAGAAACATAAGGGACTCTTCAGCGCTTGCTTGCCTCATTCTTTTTACTTTCCCCGATCTCTAACTctatttttcccatctttacCCTTTTTCCCTTTCTCTTTTCAGTTCATAttcaattaagtttttttaatattcttttaagtttttttattctttctttttcttctttcactatTTGCAAGTTTTCTCTTACCTTCGGAAGTCCAGCAATGCTTTAGCTTGCGTTGGCACGCCCCCCTGTGGCCAGGAGAGGAAGTGGAATTGTGTTACTGTGCGCGTCTCGCTGGTACGCAAATTCTTCAGATAGAAGGAGCGTACGAGGTAGTCATCACACCATATATGCTCGCTCACCAAGTGAAccttaaaattgtaaataaatggcatagaaataaaacaaagcctGCCTTGGCTGCATATGAACTGTCAGCACTCACCTCATAAATGTGATAAACCTCGGCGCCCTCTTCAGGCCAGTAGCGTGCGCACGCGATCTCACCGTTTTCTTGCAGGCGACACAGCGATACAATGACGACAGCGCCTTGTTCCCAAATCATTTGCCAGAAGTGTGCCAGAGTCGTCGGTAGTGGTCCTTGGGCGGCGACGTAAGCTGGTGCGCGTGGATCATGGTCGGTCTGGAAATGAAGGAGAAAGAGAGTGTGTGAGTATAAGACATATATGTGAGAGAGAAGCTGAATGAATagtataagaaaattatatatcaTAATTGGGATTATGGtgacgaaaaatatttatagcgcATTTTGCGGATTTCCTTAAGGCATTATTATTATTCGGCCACCgtacccgaatgggttggtgcgtgattactcggaattcacagagagaacgttggttcgaatctcggtgaaacaccaaaattaagaaaaacttttttctaatagcggttgccccacggcaggcaatggcaaacctccgagtgtatttctgccataaaaaaggtcctcataaaaatatctgccgttcggagtcggcttgaaactgtaggtccctccatttgtggaacaacatcaagacgcacaccacaaataggaggaggagcttgggcaaacacccgaaaagggtgtacgcgccaattatatatatatatatatattattaaaaaaatttaagaaattccaTTATTTATAGATTGCGAATATATTTATGTGGCTGCCTCGTCTGGTCTCGAAGCTCCGCCTACATGTAACTCAGTTTTTCGGCGCTAGTTGAGCAATGGTTTCGTGTTAATTAATAAGTATAAAACGACACACCACAACCAAAAGTATGTGATTCGCGCATCCAAGAACGGCTGATTGACATCGCCAATGCAGCTGATAACATCTAATGTAAATATTAGTTTCGCATTGATCAGATATTCTTAATGCGCCAAGTCTTGGAACAGACCCAAGAAAGGAGAATCGGCACACGCTATCTTTCTGTTGATTTCAAAGCAGCGTTCGACAGCATGAATAGGAGTTGCCGATATGCCGTGATGTTTGAATTTGGTATTCcctcaaaactaatacgacaatgcaaaataatgctgctcaataccagcagcgccgtcagaatggggaaggacctctccgagccgtttgatagcAAACacggtttcagacagggtgactcgctgtcgtgtgacttattCAATTTGTTGCTGGAAAAGACTGTGTGATATGCGGCTCAGtcactcaggcacaatattttataaaagcgtACAATAGTTGGCGTATGcggatgatattgacatcatcggccttaacaaccgcgctgttagttctgccttttccaaactggttaaagaagcaaagtgaatgggtctggtggtgaatgaggacaaaacgaagtacctcctttaaccaaacaaacagtcgacgcatTCGCATTAacaccttgaaatccaacgtagaatctctcttgccaacaagtgctactttgaactaagtaggaaattgagtagtaaagtccgctctcaacgaacaaaactaacactctatgaagctctcatcatacccgtcctaacgtaaggcgcagaagcttggacgatgacaatatccgatacGACGTCacttggaatgtttgagagaaagacttacgttggcgacggcgagtataatgagctgtatgagcgtTACGACGAAATAGACTTAGCGcagggaataaagatccagctgctTCGTTGGTTGAGTCATGTCTTCCGAATGGATAAAAACGcaccggcactgaaagtattcaatgcggtaacAGCTGGGGGAGGAAAATGAAGTCCTCCTCTAGGTTCAAAAGctcaggtagagaaggacttcgcttcacttggtgtgtccaactagcgtcggttagcacgataaagaaacaactggcgcgatTTGTgcaactcgaccaaaatcgcgtacgTAGTTATCGTGTCAATGGAGAAGAAGAAGCTAATACCATAACCTCCTTCTTGGCACGAAAACACTGAATTTACTTAAGGCCAATTGCTCTTATGAGGTAAGTGATGTAGTGTATAAGATAGGATGACTGAATACTCTGTAAGCTGTAGGTCGAAAGAGTTATATCAGTCTCGCTACTTCTATGGAAATTTTAATACCCCCTTCCGTGCAGGGGTTTTGtgttaataaacaaacaaactaatTCAAGGTGTGACTCTAAAAAAGATCTTCCATTGCTTACAATTGTCGATGCATTGATGTAATCCAAACCCTCAGCGTTGGCCAAGTGATTGAGCACGACTCGTGAGTGATCATATGGTAGCGGAGCACCTGGTCGATTCAAATTAGCGCATTGCGGTTGTTGTGCTGCATCACGTGCACTCGGTTCGGCTTCATAACGGCACAATGCCTCCCATTCTCGCTGCAAACGTCCCTTGTTGCGCAAATGATCCTCCATGTAAGACTAGAAGAAGAGGGGAAAGAGAAATCAAATGTTAAAATGTGAAAGCTCTACACTCATTTGTTGCTTTCCCAACTCACCAACACCATATGACCGGTCGATATATCCATGTTGGTTAGCGCCGGTTCCTCACTCCATGATGAAGTGCTTGAGCGCGATGATGGTGGCCGATCATTTTCCTTACTCAACGATGTTATACGACCACTGGCTACCGGCTCGGGGGCACTGCCCTTGCCAGCCATGCGTACACGACACAAATCTTGATAGTCTTTGCTGCAACTCTCTGCGCCACTAATGCCCGAATGGAGTCCACTCAACTTGTCACGTTTCTTGTCATGTCGCTTAATCAGTATCAGTGTAACAAAGATAACAATCACAGCTGCAGCGCCGGCACCAGCAAACATGTAAGCCATAATGTGTGTCACATCGGGCCCTTGCTCGGCGAGCTGAATGCGTGACGCCGAAACTACATCCGAATCGTCTTTGATCTTATCGCCAACGCCAGCATGGAGCACTGTGAAGCCCAGGCGGCGCAAGATGTTGTTCTTTACGCCGCGATTGTCGTTAATGATGCGTGCAATATCGGCGGCGGTCTTGTGTTCGGGGTTATTTGAGTCCACCCGGAAAGAGACTTCGTGCGGTTGAACGCTGTTGGGGAGAAATGCAAATATGGTATAGTTTTATGGTAAGTGGACGAAGATGCGGTGTGTTGTGACTTACGTTAAATAGGTAAAGTATCCTTGCATATGTAGTATGTTGGCCAATTCGTTCATGATGCGCACACCGTCACTCCAGCTATCGATActgaaataaccaaaaaaaggtTGGGGCGGTGTTGAATTG harbors:
- the LOC129248946 gene encoding receptor-type tyrosine-protein phosphatase-like N, with translation IAGCQFVRTLCLQGSEVCFDDKIFGKCIPTTGVDVEDIEKTPLTEEQSRTLATMLEELQGAGLGWDHPYVQCRIQGTLYSLQKQTQLPPNLCANLAPTPTDFDPAGAMAFVRFTPPEEDYVDERYFYPPLKKQQPVKEGNSLNTILHELQLQDRQLRHDPLELAHFGKLDAQDQPQMDPNVLDTFLENERARIQREQMERAAEIEAAQANEARNRLELYQMLAASEPDPQPYQRNPSSAIEKLEQVVEREREVAAKAPPPVYVPDELSNDSNELYFPEHFASFKRTSSKHADRVKGRPVQRSFFRELAAEQGLEQEPLVNHDFSENAIDESDPMFLPTYKRNNADDYASDSERKQMAFEDSLIRNSLTPFEEEAMLSSNTYARNAQKPRPVFTEGGLVYVPEDEEEVRKAKAREILASMFGFTRHERLDVKKPGPLIGPPPNAVEPAGKQNDTESVKAGNKEVLPAHIKGSKEGSKKKKVLKDHSDEDHAPHTVDTEYAHVFVKNPIDSWSDGVRIMNELANILHMQGYFTYLTVQPHEVSFRVDSNNPEHKTAADIARIINDNRGVKNNILRRLGFTVLHAGVGDKIKDDSDVVSASRIQLAEQGPDVTHIMAYMFAGAGAAAVIVIFVTLILIKRHDKKRDKLSGLHSGISGAESCSKDYQDLCRVRMAGKGSAPEPVASGRITSLSKENDRPPSSRSSTSSWSEEPALTNMDISTGHMVLSYMEDHLRNKGRLQREWEALCRYEAEPSARDAAQQPQCANLNRPGAPLPYDHSRVVLNHLANAEGLDYINASTITDHDPRAPAYVAAQGPLPTTLAHFWQMIWEQGAVVIVSLCRLQENGEIACARYWPEEGAEVYHIYEVHLVSEHIWCDDYLVRSFYLKNLRTSETRTVTQFHFLSWPQGGVPTQAKALLDFRRKVNKSYRGRSCPIVVHGSAGAGRTGAYILLDLVLGRMNKGAREIDIAATLEHLRDQRAGLVATRQQFEFVLMAVAEEVHAILKALPANQSNEKRELEAKETTTGTLKEEEAGSEEVVPTTSKSAAKSTTAAAAASATAGTKEKEQQQKGSEKSEKERGKTEVKESKTAPTAATATPTKSATAAVAVKKK